Proteins encoded in a region of the Trypanosoma brucei gambiense DAL972 chromosome 11, complete sequence genome:
- a CDS encoding RBP16, whose protein sequence is MIRASIVKRMAPCTLFLNKGKVISWMSGRGFGFIEDDADKKQHFVHFSALQTETGGFRALTVGQEVEFEVASQDGRTRAENVTSPGGAKLPSGPRPPEGAGRGRGFGGGRGGRDFGGDRNSGRGRNDNQQGGQHQSFSDDF, encoded by the coding sequence ATGATTCGCGCTTCCATAGTTAAGCGCATGGCTCCATGCACCCTCTTTCTCAACAAGGGTAAGGTGATATCGTGGATGTCTGGACGTGGTTTTGGTTTTATTGAAGACGACGCAGACAAGAAGCAACACTTTGTGCATTTCTCAGCTCTTCAAACGGAAACGGGGGGCTTTCGTGCACTAACTGTCGGACAGGAAGTTGAGTTCGAGGTTGCTTCGCAGGATGGCCGCACGCGTGCCGAGAATGTTACTTCTCCTGGAGGAGCCAAACTTCCGTCAGGGCCGAGGCCACCAGAGGGAGCAGGACGTGGTCGCGGCTTCGGTGGCGGCCGAGGGGGAAGGGATTTTGGTGGTGATCGTAACTCAGGCAGGGGACGTAATGACAACCAACAAGGTGGCCAGCACCAGAGCTTCAGCGATGACTTTTAG
- a CDS encoding T. brucei spp.-specific protein yields MCAEFFSCLHMKGTVVEGIITKFSADKGLGVIKHNLSSARVIRRVGDTVTTLEPTDAIFFSVDDIVALDGNRRVRLSTAVNSKSEWVPVVLLGEVVFFTLQREKFNRSDTPLSFGPEIWAQQIRVRSSLCSDTSHRCMSRSKWLKYRGEQERLQKYLYQGVQDRLHVMDDSFPDPFSGVPVDF; encoded by the coding sequence ATGTGTGCAGagtttttttcctgcttacACATGAAGGGTACCGTAGTTGAAGGGATAATAACCAAATTTAGCGCTGACAAAGGACTCGGTGTAATCAAGCACAACCTTTCGTCTGCACGCGTTATCCGTCGTGTAGGTGACACTGTAACCACCCTTGAACCAACGGATgcgattttcttttctgttgatgACATCGTTGCGTTGGATGGAAATCGGAGGGTCCGGTTATCCACTGCGGTGAATTCCAAGAGTGAATGGGTGCCGGTGGTTTTATTGGGGGAAGTGGTTTTCTTCACGCTGCAACGTGAGAAGTTCAACCGTTCAGATACACCACTTAGTTTCGGGCCCGAAATCTGGGCCCAACAAATCAGAGTGCGCAGTAGCTTGTGCTCTGACACTTCTCACCGATGCATGAGCAGATCAAAGTGGTTGAAGTACAGGGGAGAGCAAGAGCGTTTGCAAAAGTACCTTTACCAAGGAGTCCAAGACAGACTGCATGTTATGGACGACAGTTTTCCGGACCCTTTTAGTGGGGTCCCCGTTGATTTTTGA